A window of Pedobacter lusitanus contains these coding sequences:
- a CDS encoding GumC family protein: MNKIIENRVSDKDEPLDIKQIVSRLLYNWYWILLSVIICVILAVLYARYKTPSYKIAARVLVNDEKKGSGLMAGSDILGDLGGLLGAKSTVDNEAEILRTRYLMEQVVKDMGLNITNYRRGRVKNTELYKSPVVLKIVSAEDTIKETNVDIEFLKNDQLAVSSKKLDTVVHLDKPFKLLHVGTVLISRNPAVKELYTKYRVNVTSVDSKVADLMEDLAVEVRNKLITIVDLSLNHPIPKKGEDILNKLIENYVQGNVKDKNEIADSTVKFIQNRLSFIGKELGDLEGNIQGFKQKNNLADMTEQSKLLVQTTGQYVSDLSKTETQISILKSLQEYLKDGTKNKRVLPSSLVPADLVFSSAVEKFNALTLERARRLIGVTEANPAIVLIDKEIANARADIEANLVTTLDAFTITRNRLSNQMKKAETQVRGVPEIERNYLNLARQQQIKQELYLFLMQKSEETAISKTSNISNSRTIDPPKSEVKPFNPKKGMIYIVGVFMGLLIPISTIYLKDILNDKIHTKADISKLTAVPVIGEISHNEEDSNLVVANSSRSAVSEQFRALRTNLSFYMKTKEEKVILITSSMAGEGKSFAAINLGNVLALSNKKVLLMELDLRKPGLSAKLGISNHEGFTNYIIDAGLTAKDVVKPLSIHRNLSIVSSGPVPPNPAEMLLDDRTKELIDDLKQQFDYIIIDAPPIGIVADAQLIAVHADVCLYLVRQNYTAKQQINIIEELSRSEKMKNIGIVVNDIDGHGYGYGYGYGYGYGYGSYDDSESKNKKWFKKLFKS, translated from the coding sequence ATGAATAAAATAATTGAAAACAGAGTGTCTGATAAAGATGAACCTTTAGATATAAAGCAAATTGTATCACGTTTATTATACAATTGGTATTGGATTTTATTGTCTGTGATAATTTGTGTGATCCTTGCTGTATTGTATGCCAGATATAAAACACCCAGCTATAAAATCGCTGCAAGAGTACTGGTAAATGATGAGAAAAAGGGCAGTGGCCTGATGGCTGGCAGTGATATCCTGGGTGATCTTGGTGGTTTACTGGGCGCCAAAAGCACTGTAGATAATGAGGCTGAAATTTTGAGAACCCGCTATTTAATGGAGCAGGTGGTTAAAGATATGGGCCTGAATATAACCAATTACAGAAGAGGGAGGGTAAAGAATACTGAGCTTTACAAATCTCCTGTTGTATTAAAGATAGTTTCGGCAGAAGACACCATTAAGGAAACCAATGTTGATATAGAGTTTCTGAAAAATGATCAGCTGGCAGTAAGTTCCAAAAAACTGGATACAGTGGTTCATCTGGATAAGCCATTTAAACTGCTGCATGTAGGTACGGTATTGATTTCCAGAAATCCTGCTGTCAAAGAACTGTATACTAAATACAGGGTTAATGTAACCTCAGTTGATTCAAAAGTTGCTGATCTGATGGAAGATCTGGCTGTAGAGGTAAGAAATAAACTGATTACGATAGTCGATCTGTCGCTGAATCATCCGATACCTAAAAAAGGAGAGGATATTTTAAATAAACTGATTGAAAACTATGTGCAGGGGAATGTCAAAGATAAAAATGAGATAGCGGACAGCACTGTTAAATTTATTCAGAACCGCCTGAGTTTTATTGGTAAGGAACTGGGTGATCTGGAAGGTAATATTCAGGGTTTTAAGCAAAAGAATAATCTGGCTGATATGACTGAGCAGTCTAAATTGCTGGTACAGACTACAGGTCAGTATGTAAGTGACCTGAGTAAAACTGAAACCCAGATCAGTATTCTTAAAAGTTTACAGGAGTATCTGAAAGACGGCACTAAAAATAAAAGGGTTCTTCCGAGTTCTCTGGTGCCTGCCGATCTGGTATTTAGTAGTGCCGTAGAAAAATTCAATGCACTGACACTGGAAAGAGCGAGAAGATTAATCGGGGTCACGGAAGCCAATCCTGCAATTGTATTGATTGATAAAGAAATTGCCAATGCAAGGGCTGATATAGAAGCTAACCTGGTAACTACCCTGGATGCATTTACGATTACCAGAAACAGATTGAGTAATCAGATGAAAAAAGCTGAAACTCAGGTTCGCGGTGTTCCGGAAATTGAACGTAATTATTTGAATTTAGCCCGTCAGCAGCAAATCAAGCAGGAACTCTATCTTTTTCTGATGCAAAAGAGTGAAGAAACTGCGATTTCCAAAACATCCAATATTTCAAATTCCAGAACTATTGATCCGCCTAAATCTGAGGTTAAGCCATTTAATCCAAAGAAAGGAATGATCTATATCGTAGGTGTCTTTATGGGCCTGCTGATACCGATATCAACCATCTATCTGAAAGATATTTTAAATGATAAGATTCATACTAAAGCAGATATCAGTAAGCTGACTGCAGTTCCCGTAATCGGAGAGATCAGTCATAATGAAGAAGATAGTAATCTGGTTGTCGCCAATAGTTCCAGATCTGCTGTTTCTGAACAATTCAGGGCACTGAGAACCAATCTTTCCTTTTATATGAAAACTAAAGAGGAGAAGGTTATCCTGATTACTTCAAGTATGGCTGGTGAAGGGAAATCTTTTGCGGCGATTAATCTGGGAAATGTACTTGCCTTATCCAACAAAAAAGTATTGTTAATGGAGCTGGATTTACGCAAGCCGGGTTTATCTGCCAAGCTCGGTATTTCAAATCATGAAGGTTTTACCAACTATATTATCGACGCTGGTCTGACGGCAAAAGATGTCGTAAAGCCCTTAAGTATTCATCGGAATTTATCGATTGTAAGTTCGGGCCCTGTTCCGCCAAATCCGGCCGAGATGCTGCTGGATGACAGGACAAAAGAATTAATAGATGACCTTAAGCAACAGTTTGATTATATCATTATTGATGCTCCGCCAATCGGGATAGTTGCCGATGCACAGCTGATTGCTGTTCACGCAGATGTCTGTCTGTATCTGGTGAGACAAAATTATACCGCTAAACAACAAATAAACATTATTGAAGAGCTGAGCAGGAGTGAAAAGATGAAGAATATTGGAATTGTTGTAAACGATATTGATGGCCATGGTTACGGTTATGGCTACGGTTACGGCTATGGTTACGGCTATGGTTCGTATGACGATTCAGAAAGTAAAAATAAAAAGTGGTTTAAAAAGTTGTTCAAATCTTAA
- a CDS encoding polysaccharide biosynthesis/export family protein — translation MKRSFKSSKIKNSMLLLLTLLFVSCASTKNVPYFQDITSADKSVLANTAVFTEPAIQPDDILSISIFTIDPATSMVVNQLGTQALSTVPGQVAGITPTAAAAGFLVDKNGEIDLSIIGKVKIGGLTTFQARDLIKEKAAVVYKDPNVQVRYANFKVTVLGEVGRPASYVLPNERVSVLDALGLAGDLTIFGRRENVLLIRENNGKKEFVRLNLNSSQVFNSPFYYLKQNDVIYVEPNKGKAASLNQARTQTYAIIGTALSVLIVLFSRL, via the coding sequence ATGAAAAGAAGTTTTAAAAGCAGTAAAATCAAAAACAGTATGCTGCTGTTGCTGACTTTACTTTTTGTTTCCTGTGCGAGTACTAAAAATGTACCTTATTTTCAGGATATCACGTCTGCAGATAAATCTGTATTAGCTAATACAGCTGTGTTTACTGAACCTGCAATTCAACCTGATGACATCCTCTCCATTTCTATTTTTACGATCGACCCTGCAACTTCAATGGTTGTTAATCAGTTAGGTACACAGGCTTTAAGTACTGTTCCTGGTCAGGTTGCCGGGATTACCCCAACAGCAGCTGCTGCAGGATTTCTGGTAGATAAAAATGGAGAGATTGATTTATCCATCATCGGGAAAGTCAAAATTGGCGGTCTCACAACCTTTCAGGCCAGAGATTTAATTAAAGAAAAAGCTGCTGTTGTTTACAAAGATCCGAATGTACAGGTGCGCTACGCTAATTTTAAAGTAACGGTTTTGGGAGAAGTGGGCCGGCCGGCATCTTATGTGCTGCCTAATGAAAGGGTAAGTGTGCTTGATGCATTGGGCCTGGCAGGTGACCTGACTATTTTTGGAAGGCGCGAAAATGTACTGCTTATCCGTGAAAACAATGGAAAAAAGGAATTTGTACGTCTTAATTTAAACTCCTCTCAGGTGTTTAACAGTCCATTTTATTATCTCAAACAGAACGATGTGATTTATGTCGAGCCTAATAAGGGAAAGGCTGCTTCTTTGAATCAGGCAAGAACCCAGACTTATGCGATTATTGGAACTGCGCTCTCAGTTTTAATTGTCTTGTTTTCAAGACTTTAG
- a CDS encoding tyrosine-protein phosphatase, with product MFTFFKKKNRVEDIEWLGIDVHSHLLPGIDDGAPDLVQSLDLIRGLNNLGFSKFLCTPHIFAELYPNNPDTIKTALLEVKAGLQGAGLDVVLDAAAEYMVDENFRVADDLLCLPGKYVLIEMSYLSETPGIEQVIFDLKIRGYHVILAHPERYSFNHADPLRFSRYKEIGVLFQLNLLSVCGYYGKEVKQIAEYLLENELYDLAATDLHHNRHLRALSTAVTSGFLHKRLGNYGFKNKELFS from the coding sequence ATGTTTACCTTTTTTAAGAAAAAAAATCGAGTTGAGGATATAGAATGGCTGGGAATTGATGTTCATTCGCATTTATTACCGGGTATTGATGATGGTGCACCCGATTTGGTGCAGTCATTAGACTTGATCAGGGGGTTAAATAATTTGGGCTTTAGTAAATTTTTATGTACGCCCCATATTTTTGCGGAATTATATCCGAATAACCCTGATACCATTAAAACTGCTCTGCTGGAAGTTAAAGCCGGATTGCAGGGAGCCGGACTGGACGTTGTGCTTGATGCGGCAGCGGAGTACATGGTTGATGAGAATTTCAGGGTTGCTGATGACTTATTATGTCTGCCGGGGAAGTATGTTTTGATTGAGATGTCCTATCTCTCAGAGACGCCTGGTATTGAACAGGTAATATTCGATCTGAAGATCCGTGGGTACCATGTGATCCTGGCACATCCGGAGCGCTATAGTTTTAATCATGCTGATCCTCTCAGATTTAGCAGGTATAAGGAAATAGGCGTTCTTTTTCAGTTAAATTTATTATCAGTTTGTGGTTATTATGGTAAAGAAGTTAAACAAATAGCAGAATATTTATTGGAAAATGAGCTGTATGATCTCGCTGCTACCGATTTGCATCACAACAGACATTTGCGCGCACTTTCAACAGCAGTTACCAGTGGTTTTTTGCATAAAAGGCTGGGTAATTATGGATTTAAAAACAAGGAACTTTTCTCCTGA
- a CDS encoding BamA/TamA family outer membrane protein, which produces MINIHNHAYGQTVIPAEPLKKDTAHASPPASQRPADSTYKQYDVSDLIRHILHPKRKTNPLRKKSGITPMPNVAYNPSIGAQIGIKAVAGKILGSDPNTLMSVAATSASITTKGIIYFYISHNIYTPGNKWNFQGSLVAAKTVTPDFGLGIGQGATGNETDEILTNAERKGYVLHAQFYSFKEKVYKQIQDNLFVGAGVSFDIRRKIEDRKTPTDLTPYNIYSDRYGFERDHYMANGLLFNVQYTTRDNQNRAYKGIYADAGLRVNQSWMGSTKNAVQFTTDFRKYWSLSARNPEHVIAFWNWGSYLVSGALPYLELPGSGKDPAFRSGRGYTIGYFKGTKYFYSEVEYRFPITRNKFLSGATFFNVQTTNDDSGTRIFQKWQPAGGAGLRVLFNKATRTNLCLDYAFGNYGSRGFFLGLNEAF; this is translated from the coding sequence TTGATAAATATTCATAATCATGCGTACGGACAGACAGTTATTCCAGCTGAACCTTTAAAAAAGGATACTGCTCATGCCTCTCCTCCAGCCAGTCAGAGGCCGGCAGATTCTACCTATAAACAATATGATGTTTCCGATTTGATTCGTCATATCCTTCACCCTAAAAGAAAAACCAATCCGTTGCGTAAAAAATCAGGAATCACGCCGATGCCTAATGTGGCCTATAATCCAAGTATCGGTGCTCAGATCGGAATTAAAGCCGTAGCCGGAAAAATACTGGGCAGTGACCCTAATACCCTGATGTCAGTTGCTGCCACATCGGCTTCTATTACCACAAAAGGTATTATTTATTTTTATATCAGTCATAATATCTATACTCCGGGTAATAAATGGAATTTCCAGGGCAGTCTTGTCGCTGCAAAAACAGTGACACCAGATTTCGGATTGGGTATAGGTCAGGGAGCTACCGGAAATGAAACTGATGAGATTCTAACCAACGCTGAACGTAAAGGTTATGTACTCCATGCCCAGTTTTACAGTTTTAAAGAAAAAGTATATAAACAGATCCAGGATAATCTCTTTGTCGGTGCAGGGGTATCATTTGATATCCGAAGAAAGATAGAAGACAGAAAAACACCAACCGACCTGACTCCTTACAATATTTACAGTGACCGTTATGGCTTTGAAAGAGATCATTATATGGCAAATGGCCTTCTTTTTAATGTACAATACACTACCCGCGACAACCAGAACCGTGCCTATAAAGGCATTTATGCCGATGCCGGCCTCAGAGTGAATCAAAGCTGGATGGGAAGTACTAAAAACGCTGTACAGTTTACTACTGATTTCAGAAAATACTGGAGCCTTTCTGCCAGAAATCCGGAACATGTAATCGCTTTCTGGAACTGGGGATCTTATCTGGTTAGTGGTGCACTGCCCTATCTGGAACTGCCTGGCTCAGGCAAGGACCCTGCTTTCCGCAGCGGAAGAGGTTATACTATTGGTTATTTCAAAGGCACAAAGTATTTTTATTCTGAAGTAGAATACCGCTTTCCGATAACAAGAAATAAATTTTTAAGCGGTGCTACCTTCTTTAATGTACAAACTACAAACGATGATTCAGGTACCAGAATATTTCAGAAATGGCAACCTGCCGGTGGTGCCGGCTTAAGAGTACTTTTCAATAAGGCAACAAGAACCAATCTCTGTCTTGACTATGCTTTTGGTAATTATGGATCAAGAGGATTTTTTCTGGGTTTAAATGAGGCCTTTTAG